The uncultured Roseibium sp. genome contains a region encoding:
- a CDS encoding LysR family transcriptional regulator — protein sequence MKHLTTLSLIEAVAKAGSIRKAAEDMNITSSALNRRIQRFEEEFGAPIFERLPRGVRLNPAGELLIQHIRAQIADLERVRSQVADLSGLRRGHVSIACSQAIQPYFMPKHIAAYRTEHPGVTFSIHVRDRDRAEEDLRSFQSDLALVFEPRHLEEFDVIVSVEQPVYAVMAVDHPLAAKETLRLRDCLEFPHVVPPPHIGIRYLLDLAAGRMTKKLSHTIEADSFEFMRHYVQNEKAVGFQFPIGLDIANDTRLAFRPLPRRDIDFGHLALLQAKGRTLSVASARFANQLALALSEEGLEAG from the coding sequence ATGAAGCACTTGACGACCCTGTCCCTGATCGAGGCCGTTGCAAAAGCCGGTTCGATCCGCAAGGCGGCCGAAGACATGAACATCACGTCGTCGGCGCTGAACCGGCGAATCCAGCGGTTCGAGGAGGAATTCGGCGCGCCGATCTTCGAGCGCCTGCCCCGCGGCGTGCGCCTCAACCCGGCCGGGGAGCTTCTGATCCAGCACATCCGCGCCCAGATCGCCGACCTGGAACGGGTCCGCAGCCAGGTGGCGGACCTGTCGGGCCTACGGCGCGGCCATGTCTCCATTGCCTGTTCCCAGGCGATCCAGCCCTATTTCATGCCCAAACACATCGCCGCCTACCGCACCGAGCATCCGGGCGTCACCTTTTCCATCCATGTGCGCGACCGGGACAGGGCGGAGGAAGACCTGCGCAGCTTTCAAAGCGATCTCGCCCTGGTGTTCGAGCCGCGCCACCTGGAGGAATTCGACGTGATCGTGTCGGTGGAACAGCCGGTCTACGCGGTCATGGCCGTGGATCATCCGCTGGCGGCTAAGGAAACCCTGCGCCTGCGCGACTGCCTGGAATTCCCCCACGTGGTCCCGCCACCCCACATCGGCATCCGCTACCTGCTCGACCTCGCCGCCGGGCGTATGACCAAGAAGCTCTCCCACACCATCGAGGCGGATTCCTTCGAGTTCATGCGCCACTACGTCCAGAACGAAAAGGCCGTCGGCTTCCAGTTCCCCATCGGCCTCGACATCGCCAACGACACCCGCCTCGCCTTCCGCCCCCTGCCCCGCCGCGACATCGACTTCGGCCACCTGGCCCTCTTACAGGCCAAGGGCCGGACGCTGTCCGTGGCCTCGGCAAGGTTTGCCAATCAGTTGGCACTTGCGTTGAGTGAGGAGGGGTTGGAGGCGGGATAG
- a CDS encoding AAA family ATPase, translating to MYVTRAQLENIRIISKFELDLTKGESAGWHVILGDNGSGKSTLMRALAIALIGPENAAALRQDWSAWLAGDAESGSISLTIRADSNLDRWADKGKTANKPIRPRVSFSSQNVNAELVSAEFNGEYTKRTVWGSGSGWFSAAFGPFRRFRGGDREYEKLYYSHPRLAAHLSAFGEDVALSEALAWIKNIQFRALEKDSSARALTQGIIHFINQSELLPHNARIEEITSSGVMVDNGAGTRVPVEEMSDGYRSILSMTFELLRAMDAAFGTETLVHALNTNNGTVELPGVILIDEIDAHLHPAWQKRIGNWFTDRFPKAQFFVTTHSPIICQAAERGSIWRLASPGTDEPSGRVIGQDLERLIYGNVLEAYSTEYFGTDVTRSRASKDMLRQLAELNRKSLRGALSPDEEEERSILQRRMPSRASNLQE from the coding sequence ATGTACGTAACAAGAGCACAGCTTGAGAATATTAGGATCATTTCAAAGTTCGAACTCGACCTTACTAAAGGAGAATCAGCTGGCTGGCATGTCATTCTAGGTGACAACGGTTCTGGGAAATCCACGCTTATGCGCGCCCTCGCGATAGCTCTGATAGGTCCGGAAAATGCAGCCGCACTACGCCAAGATTGGTCTGCTTGGCTTGCAGGTGATGCGGAATCTGGAAGTATTTCTCTTACTATTCGAGCGGACTCGAATCTAGATCGGTGGGCTGATAAAGGTAAAACGGCAAACAAGCCAATTAGGCCACGAGTTTCATTCTCTAGTCAAAATGTAAATGCGGAATTGGTTTCTGCCGAGTTCAATGGTGAATACACAAAGCGCACTGTTTGGGGAAGTGGCTCGGGTTGGTTCTCCGCCGCCTTTGGCCCGTTTCGCCGCTTTCGTGGGGGCGATCGAGAGTACGAAAAGCTCTACTATAGTCATCCTCGGCTGGCAGCACATTTGTCAGCTTTTGGAGAGGATGTTGCACTTTCCGAGGCTTTAGCATGGATTAAGAACATCCAATTTCGAGCGCTCGAGAAAGATTCAAGTGCTCGTGCTCTTACGCAAGGGATAATTCATTTCATTAATCAATCAGAGCTTCTTCCTCATAACGCGCGGATTGAAGAAATCACTTCATCTGGCGTGATGGTCGATAATGGAGCCGGAACCCGTGTGCCGGTTGAGGAAATGTCTGACGGGTATCGTTCTATTCTTTCTATGACCTTTGAGCTTCTCCGAGCGATGGATGCAGCCTTTGGGACAGAGACCCTAGTGCACGCACTTAACACAAATAATGGCACCGTAGAGCTTCCAGGCGTAATTCTTATTGACGAGATAGATGCGCACCTCCACCCAGCTTGGCAAAAACGCATCGGAAATTGGTTCACAGACCGCTTTCCGAAGGCTCAGTTTTTTGTCACTACTCATAGCCCAATTATTTGCCAAGCTGCTGAGCGGGGCTCTATCTGGCGTCTGGCTAGCCCTGGGACAGATGAGCCCTCAGGGCGTGTTATCGGGCAAGACCTTGAGCGTTTGATTTATGGCAATGTTTTGGAAGCTTACTCTACCGAATATTTCGGCACCGATGTGACCCGCTCACGAGCCTCAAAGGATATGTTACGCCAACTCGCTGAGCTTAATCGTAAAAGCCTCAGGGGTGCTCTTTCTCCAGATGAGGAAGAAGAGCGTTCCATACTGCAACGCCGTATGCCTAGTCGCGCAAGCAATTTGCAGGAGTGA